The following proteins come from a genomic window of Oncorhynchus tshawytscha isolate Ot180627B unplaced genomic scaffold, Otsh_v2.0 Un_contig_837_pilon_pilon, whole genome shotgun sequence:
- the LOC121843932 gene encoding protein-lysine methyltransferase METTL21C-like, which produces MLEHSDEGYGDDDDAENTNSRCSTEATDEDIIEELDTKDTGDAQLDNTHVPWIRLDREVYFYAGHKINIVEAMDSHGGVIWPAALALCNYLETNTDVIDLKGKQVLELGSGTGLVSIVASLLGAQVTATDLPDVLSNLRYNLLRNTRGRSKYTPEVTALSWGSEVERTYPRSVYRYDYVLAADVVYHHDLEELLVTMKYFCRPGNTLIWANKVRLKTNLVFTEDFKNTFNTTLLAEMGEVKIFKATCKR; this is translated from the exons ATGTTGGAACATAGTGATGAAGGAtatggggatgatgatgatgcagaAAACACTAACTCCCGCTGTAGCACCGAAGCGACTGATGAAGACATTATCG AGGAGCTGGACACCAAGGATACAGGAGATGCCCAGCTGGATAATACCCACGTCCCCTGGATACGACTGGACAGAGAGGTCTACTTCTATGCTGGGCACAAAATCAACATCGTCGAGGCAATGGACTCCCATGGCGGAGTGATATGGCCAGCA GCATTGGCTCTATGTAACTACCTGGAGACCAATACTGATGTGATAGATCTGAAAGGAAAGCAGGTTTTGGAACTGGGATCAGGGACAGGATTAGTGTCTATCGTCGCCAGTCTACTGG GTGCCCAGGTGACGGCCACCGACCTCCCAGACGTCCTTAGCAATCTGAGATACAACTTGCTCCGAAACACCAGAGGGCGCTCTAAATATACACCTGAGGTGACAGCTCTGTCCTGGGGTTCTGAGGTGGAACGCACTTACCCACGATCCGTGTATCGCTATGACTACGTGCTGGCGGCTGACGTGGTGTATCACCACGACTTAGAGGAGCTGTTGGTTACCATGAAATACTTCTGTCGTCCAGGAAACACTCTGATCTGGGCCAACAAGGTCCGCCTCAAGACAAACCTGGTATTCACTGAAGACTTCAAGAACACATTCAACACCACCCTgctggctgagatgggagaggttAAGATCTTCAAGGCCACGTGTAAAAGGTAG